One part of the Lotus japonicus ecotype B-129 chromosome 2, LjGifu_v1.2 genome encodes these proteins:
- the LOC130735638 gene encoding uncharacterized protein LOC130735638, which yields MVIRKELVDQDWEIYLHSFDEDTAWGVDYRQEKNVYVGGATIFKRDQAGQIVETQPIRGKIRFPHAPFRFGLPLGMDFLSGSESDPSEGPGYESGEGSEPSVTSEYRNPTEGLLVPKEEPVSPIAPPEQELNQGLMDPVPLGFGWSLEALRQWNLDMKVELPKPGEETPEPSNMWAREDADCNEWP from the coding sequence atggtgatccggaaggagctagtggatcaggactgggagatttATCTCCATAGTTTTGATGAGGACACGGCCTGGGGTGTCGACTACCGCCAGGAGAAGAACGTGTACGTCGGCGGCGCGACCATCTTCAAAAGAGACCAAGCTGGGCAGATTGTTGAGACTCAGCCTATCAGAGGGAAGATTCGGTTTCCTCACGCACCCTTCCGTTTTGGACTCCCCTTAGGGATGGATTTTCTCAGCGGTTCGGAGTCGGACCCTAGTGAGGGGCCAGGCTACGAGTCAGGCGAGGGGAGCGAGCCTTCAGTGACTTCCGAGTACCGGAATCCGACAGAGGGACTTTTGGTGCCGAAGGAGGAGCCGGTGAGCCCCATTGCACCACCCGAGCAAGAGCTGAATCAGGGACTCATGGATCCCGTACCATTAGGGTTTGGGTGGAgcttggaggcattgaggcagtggaacctggacatgaaagttgagcttccgaagccaggagaggagacgccggagccttccaacatgtgggccagagaagatgcagactgcaacgagtggccttga